From Aegilops tauschii subsp. strangulata cultivar AL8/78 chromosome 5, Aet v6.0, whole genome shotgun sequence:
AAAGTACATAAATCATTTTTTTTATAAACTCACTAATGAGTTTTCTCCTCCTTCAGAGGTTTTTCTCTTATGAGTTATTAAGAGACAACAATCATTATATGTTGTATCATTTCCTCCTTACTTTTTCCTCTAGGTTTAAATGAGTTTTAAGTTTCCATCATTTACGTTCACTTCTAAGCAACATCCCCACTAACCTTTCCCTGAATCTTCATTGGGTGAGCCCATATTTCCCAACCAAATGAAGCCACATCGCACAACCAAATGAAGCCACATCACTCTATAACTTGCAGTCCATAAGAGCAAGTCTAATGGTACATTCAGCAGTCTGTAAGGAATAGACTATTATATCTTGGATGAGTTGGGTGAGAGAGAAGATGAGAGAAGGAAAACAGGTTGTATATTAACAGAGCTGCAACACGAATTTTAAGAAACATTGTGAGAGTGTAAAATGGGTCATGTATTAATAAAGTAGTAATTCTTagtaactactccctccgttcctaaatataagtctttgtagggATTCCattaggtggactacatacggagcaaaatgaatgaatctaaacttaaaatgcatctatatacattcctatgtggttcatagtgaaatctctacaaagacttacatttaggaacggagggagtagttactATAGATGTTGGCTATTAGATTGGCTATACCTGACATGGTAACTCCATATCGCTGGTTGTTGGCTACACTACGAGAAAACTCAATCTTAAATGTGGGAAAACAAAATCACAATATTAAATGAGTTAGTAACTCAATATCAATTTGTGAAGAAAGTTACTGCCATCTCTTTCCTCTTTCACAAGAAAAGCTCTTCTCCTTCCGTCGGCGCCGCTGCCGGTTCGCCCCATTTTCGATGGCCTCTAGGCCATGGAGGTGCAGAGGATATTGGCCCCTCGCCGGTGGGAGGGACCCCGTTCTGGTTCTTGTTAGGTTCAATGTCTTGGTTGGGGCTGTGTGGCGGCGGCAATGTCACTTAGTAGGAAAAATGTCACCCATGTTCTATCCCCATCCCGATGGTGCGTCTAACATCGTCAGAGGGCCTGTGGAGGTGTCTTCATTCGGGTGTTTACAGGTTTGATCCTTCTGATCTACGACTTTCTTCATCGACGATGGTTGCTACTCTGGTGCgttggtcctatggggccttagcccgacgacttcccgactgtctactacaacaaggcttgcccggctccggtgagggagggacggtggcggcggcgcgccttcggctcggtccagtgcttgtagtcgttgctaagtggtccacggacatggttgtaatttttattactTTTTTGTTATTTGTACtgtcatgattgaagatgaatagattggaaatTTCTCGATTTTTTTGAAGAAAGTTTCGTTTAAGGAGACAATAGAATAACGATCCACATTGGATacatatatatacctaattaaaATAAAAAATAGAACAAACAAAAGCACATACATTGTGTACGAGCTTAATTACAGCTCTTCATTGTACTGCGAAAACAAATCGAATGGCGTGTGCTACGTAGTACGTGGCCACATCATAAGTTCCATATCAGCTTGAGTAGGCCAAGTAGGTCTTGATGTCCGAGGTGGAGAAGCCGTTGAAGTTGGAGCCGGAGGCGGTGGTGTAGGCGCCCATGTCGTCGAACACGAGCCAGTCCCCTACGCTCATCTCTGGCAGCTGGTACCCGGTCACCACCGTGTCGAGGGAGTCGCACGTCGGCCCGAACACCGTCGACGTGTACGTCTTCTCGCCGGCGCGCGGCACGGCGAGCGGCCTCGGTTGGGGCACGTAGTGGTCCATGGGGATGCAGCTGAGGGTGCCGTAGAGGCCGTCGTCGATCCAGTACTCGCGTACCTCGCCGCGAGTGCGCTTCCCGATGACCCGCGCCGCCATTGTGAAGGCGGTCTCGGCGAAGTACCTCCCCGGCTCGCCTATCACCTCCACGCAGGGAAGCTCCCCGAAGTAACGCTCGAGCGCCGCGTTGATGACCGCGGCCGCCTCGTCGAACGCCGGGCCGGCCATGAACCCGCCGCCGATATCGAGCACGCGCATGGGCGGCATGCCGAGCCCGGCTGCCGCGTCGAAGACCCCGCGCGCGGCCTCAATGGCGCCCCGGTACACGTCCGTGTTGGACGCGCCGCTGCCGACGTGGAACGACACGCCAGCCACGTTGAGCCCCTCGCGCtgggcggcgcggaggagcggcaGGACCTCGTCCTCGTGCGCGCCGTACTTGGTGCCGAGGTCCACCCGGGCCTCGCCGCCGTCGGGGCCCTTGATGCGGAGGATGAGCTCGCAGCCCGGGTGGCAGCGCTTCACCTTgatcacctcctcctcggagtcGTAGGTGGTGAGGTTGACGCCCACCTCAGCGGCGTACTCGAGGTGCGCCTCGGGCTTGCACGGGTTGGCGTACACGATGCTGGCGGGCTGCACGCCGAGCGCGAGCACGGCCTCGATCTCCCTGCGGCTGGCGCAGTCGAAGCCGGCCCCGAGCGCGGCCAGCGCGCCGAGCAGCGCCGGCTCCGGGTTGCACTTGACGGCGTAGCAGGCGCGCACGCCGGGGAGCGCGCGGCGCCAGCCGCGGTACAGGTCGACGACCCGGGCGAGGTCGAAGACGTAGAAGGCGCTCCGCACGCCGCCGGCTGCGATGGTGCGCATcagcgcggcgacggcgtccttCTCCTTGAGCGCGTCCCGCCGGAACGCCAGCACCTTCTTGTCCTTCACCCCCGGCGCCACCAGCACCGCCTGCATCGGGCTGCTCCCAACCATCTCGACGACGGATGCGACTGTGAATATCTCACTTAAACAATGAGAGCCCAGCTCTGCGTGGTGAGTTACGGTTTCTCGGGGCGTGGCACGTGCACGAACAACCGTGTGAAGTGCGGCGAGAAGATCGCTGGCTCGGGGAATGCCTCTTGGCGTGTGTGGCTTGTTGGTTGCGACGGACTCGGCGTCTTATATAATGCTCTGGCGCCTCTGCCGGCGGCTTGGTGGCGAAGGATGAACCTAGAAGAAGTGGCCGGGTTAGGTTAGGTGGTGCGCGGTCAGAGAGCTCCGACGCCGCGGCAGGTGTGCGACGGTAGGTAGGCTGGCGCACTAGCTGGGGGGCGGCATCTCGTCCCCCGTCCCCCGTTGTCTCTGAAACGGTGTGGTGTGGTGTGCGGCCCAGCGCCAACGACTCTGAACATTTCGTCGCTTGCTGCGGCTGGTTCCAGGACTCTTCTTCGTTGCTTTGCCAGATCCGGGACTCTGTGTCGGGTCCGGTCAAACAAAATGGGAAGGTGCGCATGCTGTTCTTTATTCGGCTGCAATTTCAAAAAGGCTTCTATGAACATGTTCGCGGCACGTGTTGCCCAGGCTCTGGCCATTTTGGGCCGGCAAGCCCAAGCTTGGGCCTGGTACCAGATGGGACGTGTTGGGCCCTGGACCTCTTACTTTGCATGGCCTGGTTTCCATtatttcaaaaagaaaaagaaaagctcgaaatcactaattaaggagtactcgttgcaaagaacactccaccttcccaggtcacgacaagtggcgcacatgcagcgcacCATTTTTCGCAACCtaggagttttcccttttttcatacatccgtttattcaaaacattTTATCTCTTAAACTGTACGTCCAAATCTTGAActgttttcaccgttggattcctcgcgtcgagatcttcaaaactagatcccatattgataagtaactttttttcacgaaaaaaatcggacgaaaaaaccgaaccgggagcacgggttttttccctttccgaaagaggcacgcccgtgcttCTGGAGAAAtgacaaccgtgcctctcgtggaagcaaaaccgtgactatcgtggaaggaaaaaaaacagaaaacacgtttttttccgttttcgagaggcacggccgtgactctcgcgaaagcacaaccgtgcctctcgcggaagcaaaaccgtgactctcgtgaaagaaaaaaaacagaaaacgcgtattttttccctttccgagagacacggccgtgactctcgcgaaaacacaaccgtgcctctcgcggaagcaaaaccgtgactcttgCGAAAAAAACAGAgaacgcgttttgtttttccctttccgagaggcacggccgtgactctcgcgaaagaaaaaaaaacagaaaacgcattttatttttcgtttccgaaaggcacggctgtgactctcgctaaagcacaaccgtgcttctcacgaaagaaaaaaaaagaaaacacgttttttcgcACAAATATTTTTTTGATcaaaaagctaaggaagaccggggaaaaaccaaaacgtcgaaaaaaccgtttaaaaagccgaaaacgagtgcggaaaaataaaaaaaatccgaGGCTCCCGAATGGCTGAGAGCgagccaagtggcgctgatcgttgcgaggctcccgaaggagcgctcgttaactagttgctctcaGAAAAgcttccaatctattcatcaaACACAAttgcagtaaaataaataaataaataatacaTTTATGTACGTAGACCACCTACCGATGACTACAAGTACTGCAGCAAGTCGAAGACATGCCGTAGTCAGCTTCGTCTTCACCAGAGCAGGCAAAACATTGTTGTAGTAGATAAACGAAAAGTCATCATGTTAAGGCCCTAAGGGCATGTCCAACGCGGACCCTTAAACCGCCCGTAACTGTCCGGACCGCTCGGTCTGAACGCGGTTTGCCATCCAACGCGAGCCTGTATTGGTTCACCGAGAGGTCCAGACGTACTTTTTTTTGGCGAACCCGAGACAAACGTGAGTGAAGGGGGAAGGGCTTTCGGGAGTCTAGATAGCAGCCACGCCCGTTTCTGACGGCTGCTCGtttctgactgccctggcccacccaaaacCCTTCTAGGACCCCGCGCCTCCATCCTC
This genomic window contains:
- the LOC109773404 gene encoding ornithine decarboxylase 1B, chloroplastic, which codes for MVGSSPMQAVLVAPGVKDKKVLAFRRDALKEKDAVAALMRTIAAGGVRSAFYVFDLARVVDLYRGWRRALPGVRACYAVKCNPEPALLGALAALGAGFDCASRREIEAVLALGVQPASIVYANPCKPEAHLEYAAEVGVNLTTYDSEEEVIKVKRCHPGCELILRIKGPDGGEARVDLGTKYGAHEDEVLPLLRAAQREGLNVAGVSFHVGSGASNTDVYRGAIEAARGVFDAAAGLGMPPMRVLDIGGGFMAGPAFDEAAAVINAALERYFGELPCVEVIGEPGRYFAETAFTMAARVIGKRTRGEVREYWIDDGLYGTLSCIPMDHYVPQPRPLAVPRAGEKTYTSTVFGPTCDSLDTVVTGYQLPEMSVGDWLVFDDMGAYTTASGSNFNGFSTSDIKTYLAYSS